Genomic segment of Candidatus Paceibacterota bacterium:
TTGTCCGGAGTATGGACATCATCATAAGTTGTTGGAATAGCTACATCAGTAGTACTTTCTTTGAATTCAGGGTGGCTTAGTTTCCAATTATCAAACCATTTACGAATACCATATTCCCAATAAGGGTATTGAGTGTCAGATATTGGTTCATTAGGAGCTTTTCCATTCGGATCATCTTTGTTAACCCATTGTAAAATAGTGTGAACGTTATTGAAAACAGTTTCTTTTATTGTTTCTTTTGGAGTGTATTCCGTTGCCAATTTTCCTGAAATTGTATCAATTTTATAAGAAACACCGCCTTGCCAAATACCACGGAGGATTGGTTTGGCATCAGTTAGAGGTTCTGGCGGTGTGCCGAAATCTTCTGGAGGAAAATTCTTGGCAACTTGTGACATGAAGGCGCCCCAAAGAGGGGAGATGATAAGTCCGGCGACATTATGTTGCATCGGAGTATTGTCATTGTTTCCAGCCCAAGCACCTACTACCAGATTGGGTGTGTATCCAATGGTCCAAACGTCGCGATAGTCGTTTGTTGTTCCTGTCTTTATAGCAACTTTTCTTCCAACGCTATCGGCAATAGGTTTTAGACTATTCATACGAACAGAGTTGTCAGAAATAATACTAGAAATCTGTCTAGAAACTTTTGGATCAAGCACCTGCATAGGGTTTTGACTTGCTTTTTCTAGAAGATTTCCTTTATTGTCATAAACTTCCAAAACTACTCTATTTGGGTTACGTATTCCGTCATTAGCAAAAACTCCATAAGCACTTGTCATGTCCAATAAACTGACTTCGCCACCACCCAAAACAAGTGTTAAGCCGTAACGATATGGATCGTTTAGGCTTGTAACACCCAAATCATGGGCTGTTTGTATTGATTCTGGTATCCCTGCTAAATATAGAGCTTTAACAGCTGGAATGTTACGAGATTGAGCTAGAGCCTGACGTATAGTCAAAGGACCTTGGAAAATATCATCGTATTCTCCTGGCATGTAACAAACTTTTTCTGGATCATCATTGATGTTTATAGGTTTTCCTTCTGGTGTGCAGTATGTGGAAAATTCTGTTTCAGTGTCAAAGAGAACGGTTTCTGGAGTGTATCCTTTTTTGAAAAGACTGGCATAGACAAATGGTTTGAAGGTTGAACCTGGTTGGCGTTTGGCTAGAGCAACATTGAAGTTTCCATCTATTTTTTTACTAAAATAATCTTTTGATCCAACCATGGTCAAAATATCACCAGTTTTTGGGTCTATTGCTACTATGGATGCGTTTGTTGCTTTGTATGTCTCTTCCAATGAAGGTGAAAATTTTGAAATTACATCTTCGGCTTTTTGTTGCATATTGAAATCAAGCGTTGTTTTTACACGTAGACCACCATCGGTAACTGTGTCTTCTCCGTATTTTTGTACCAAATAATCTCTTACATACATTACAAAATGTGGAGCACGGATACCCCCAGAATTTTTGGATAGAAATTGAACTTTTTCTGCTATAGCGGTCTTATAATCATCCTCGGAGATCATTCCTAGAGCCTTCATCCTTTGGAGAACAAGTTTTTGTCTTGAGTCTAGAGCTTCACGGTGTGTACCATAAGGGGAATAGTATGTTGGAGCTTGAGGAATTGCCGCTATGTAAGCTGATTGAGCTAGAGACAAGTCTTTTGCTGGTTTACCAAAAAATGTTTGACTAGCTTCTTCTACCCCGTATACCGTTCCACCGTAAGGACTTTCGTTCAGATATGTTTCCAAGATTTTTTCCTTACTCATTATGCGAGTAATTTTTATAGCCAAAACCCACTCCTTTATCTTTCTTGTAACAGTTTTGTCTTGTGTCAAAAGGGAATTCTTGATTACCTGTTGAGTTATCGTGGAAGCACCTTGGCTGTAATTTCCTGAAACGAAGTTTGCTAAAACAGCACGAAGGATAGATGTTGGTTCAATGCCAATATTATTGTAAAAATTTGAGTCCTCTATAGCTATTGTTCCTTTTTGAATGTAAGGAGATATGAGAGAGATGGGAACAAAGGTTAATTTGGTATTGATACCAGTGTCATATAAAAGAACAGTACCTGTTCTGTCATAAATTTTTGTTGATTCTATTATTTTGCGGTTTTGAAAAGAATTCAAATCCGGCATTTTGATGGTGGCAATCCAAAGAGCGCCTAAGCCAACTATTATTAGAAAGGCGGATATTCCTAGTAGAATCAATGATTTTACGTGACGAAATTTGCTCTTGTGTCTATGAGACATGTAGGAGTTTATTATAGCACTGCGTGCTTATTGTTCCCACTTATCACCAAAAGGATTTAATTCTTCATCATCTAAAGATAGTTGATCTTCGGCTTCTTCTGAATCTTCAGCTACAATAGGAGCGTCTTCCACTTCTTTTTCTTCTACTAGAGCGGGTTCAAGAACAGCTTCTAGATCTATGATTTTTTTGTCGTTCAAAACTTGAGCGTCTTTCATTTCGTCCTCGTTTTGTACAGGAGCTACTATAGCAACTTTACTTTTTATTTTTGTGCTTGATTTTGCGTTTTTGGAATTAGCACTTGTTTTTACATTTTTAGAATGTGAATTTTTTCTTTGAGGCATACTCTTATTGTGAATCTATTAAAGACCGTGCCTATGTTTTAACAAATCCTGTATTTTTTGCAAGAAAGTCTTTCTGGGGATAATTATGTGCGCCTCCATTATTGGTTAATTCCCGTAAAGTTTCAATGGTTGGTAGTCGGTGATAAAAGAGATCGTCTGCATGCAGAATGGGTCAAAGCAACGGCGATAGCGTCGTATTCATCATCTAACTTTATCTTTTTTGGTAATTTTACAAGAAGTCCGATCATTTTTATCATTCTTGTTTTATCACTAGTACCATCGCCGGTGATGGACGATTTGATTTGTAGGGGACTATATTCAAAAACAGGAATATCTCTTTTGACCGCTTCGTAGATAATAATTCCACGCACTTCAGCAACCCGCATGCCAGTTTTTTGGTTTTTTTCTATGAAAAGAGTTTCTAGAGCAACTTCATCAGGTTTGTATTCTTCTATGATTTTTACAATTTCCAATCCTATTTCTTTGAAACGTTGATATATGGAATCTTTACCGAAAGTTTCCATGCAAGAAGAGTAAAGGACAACTTCTTTTCCTTTGTTTGGTTTTTCTATGACGGCTAGGCCGAGACGACCATAGCCTGGGTCAATACCAAGTATTTTCATTTAACTATTCTGCATTCGTGAATACCTCTTGCACATCTTCGTTATTTTCCAGATCTTCAACAAGTTTGGTTAGAACATCAATGTCCGCATCTTCCAATGGCATAGTTGTAGTTGGTGTCCAACCTTCGTGAGTTTTTTGGAAAGCCCAAGAAGCACTTCCGGGGGAAGCGAGTTCAAATCCGTTTTTTGAAAGAATGTGTTTGATCTCTTGTGCAGCTTTGTTGCGATTGTCAGTAAGAGATGAAATGAGGATAGCTACACCGCCTGGTCCGTATGATTCGTAGATAATATTTTCCATAGCGGCGCTATTGTCGGAAGTAGCTTTTTTGACTGCGCGGTCTATTGTGTCGTTTGGCATGTTCTCCTTGCGAGCTTTTTCAATAGCGGCGGCAAGTCCCGGAGAAGAGAGATTACCTTTTGCAGATTTTGCTTCAACTGTAATGAGACGAACAAGTTTACCGAAATGCTGACTCTTTTGAGCATCATTCTTTGCTTTCAAGTGCTTTATTTTAGAAAATTTATTGTGTCCAGACATAAGTTTTATGTTAGTTAGTATCTCTGGTATATTAGCACGAATGGATAAGAGTTCCAGAGGAGTTAATGATCATGAAAAAACCTCAAATTAATCCAAAAATACTAGGTTCGCTCGGTTTGTCTATTAATGAGGCAAAGGTTTTTGAGGTGCTTAGAACTCAAACTCTTGGAAGAGATATTGCGAAGATTGCGAGAGTTGCAGGTTTACCGAGGATGACAGTTAGTGATATTTTACATAGATTAAAAGAAAGAGGTCTTGCTGAGAGAGTGACTATGAAAAGGAGATCTAATTGGAAATATAAAAGAGGATTGGAATTTATGGAGAGACGACCGGTTAAGTGGTGATTTTTTCTATTAATTGAATGGTCAGGATGGTGTGGCGGTAAAAAGTGGTAATAACGTGTAGAGGCGTGTAGAGGAATTGGATTGGAAAACTGAGGTTGTTTGAAATGGCGTAAATTGGACTTGGTGGGGGAGAGTCCTCTTTCCTCACAAATAAAATGTGACGGATTTTCCGTCACATTTTACGAAGTTCAAGTTTGGGGAAAAGGGGTGTGTGTCAGACGGTGTCGTTTTTGTCACATCAAAAAAGTGACGAAAAGTTCGTCACTTTTTTGATGTGGTTAAAGTGGGTGTGGCAATTAACTCCCCGAACATGAGATTGCCACGACTATAAATTCTGCCACCGCCCTTTTTTACTACATCAACCTCCCAGTTTCCTTAATCCCTATATGTTTGTAAGCTTTATCAGTAGCGATTCTTCCTC
This window contains:
- a CDS encoding penicillin-binding protein encodes the protein MSHRHKSKFRHVKSLILLGISAFLIIVGLGALWIATIKMPDLNSFQNRKIIESTKIYDRTGTVLLYDTGINTKLTFVPISLISPYIQKGTIAIEDSNFYNNIGIEPTSILRAVLANFVSGNYSQGASTITQQVIKNSLLTQDKTVTRKIKEWVLAIKITRIMSKEKILETYLNESPYGGTVYGVEEASQTFFGKPAKDLSLAQSAYIAAIPQAPTYYSPYGTHREALDSRQKLVLQRMKALGMISEDDYKTAIAEKVQFLSKNSGGIRAPHFVMYVRDYLVQKYGEDTVTDGGLRVKTTLDFNMQQKAEDVISKFSPSLEETYKATNASIVAIDPKTGDILTMVGSKDYFSKKIDGNFNVALAKRQPGSTFKPFVYASLFKKGYTPETVLFDTETEFSTYCTPEGKPININDDPEKVCYMPGEYDDIFQGPLTIRQALAQSRNIPAVKALYLAGIPESIQTAHDLGVTSLNDPYRYGLTLVLGGGEVSLLDMTSAYGVFANDGIRNPNRVVLEVYDNKGNLLEKASQNPMQVLDPKVSRQISSIISDNSVRMNSLKPIADSVGRKVAIKTGTTNDYRDVWTIGYTPNLVVGAWAGNNDNTPMQHNVAGLIISPLWGAFMSQVAKNFPPEDFGTPPEPLTDAKPILRGIWQGGVSYKIDTISGKLATEYTPKETIKETVFNNVHTILQWVNKDDPNGKAPNEPISDTQYPYWEYGIRKWFDNWKLSHPEFKESTTDVAIPTTYDDVHTPDKAPRVTITSPAPNSIINPNNQLSIQLQSSGPFPAKKSEVYLNGKYVLTAESNPLNITFVPADVSGLSATNTLSVTLYDSVYNKTEASVDFVVQQ
- the ruvC gene encoding crossover junction endodeoxyribonuclease RuvC, encoding MKILGIDPGYGRLGLAVIEKPNKGKEVVLYSSCMETFGKDSIYQRFKEIGLEIVKIIEEYKPDEVALETLFIEKNQKTGMRVAEVRGIIIYEAVKRDIPVFEYSPLQIKSSITGDGTSDKTRMIKMIGLLVKLPKKIKLDDEYDAIAVALTHSACRRSLLSPTTNH
- a CDS encoding YebC/PmpR family DNA-binding transcriptional regulator; protein product: MSGHNKFSKIKHLKAKNDAQKSQHFGKLVRLITVEAKSAKGNLSSPGLAAAIEKARKENMPNDTIDRAVKKATSDNSAAMENIIYESYGPGGVAILISSLTDNRNKAAQEIKHILSKNGFELASPGSASWAFQKTHEGWTPTTTMPLEDADIDVLTKLVEDLENNEDVQEVFTNAE
- a CDS encoding helix-turn-helix domain-containing protein codes for the protein MKKPQINPKILGSLGLSINEAKVFEVLRTQTLGRDIAKIARVAGLPRMTVSDILHRLKERGLAERVTMKRRSNWKYKRGLEFMERRPVKW